Proteins from a genomic interval of Ralstonia wenshanensis:
- a CDS encoding DMT family transporter, whose amino-acid sequence MRQATDSSLAARAADKLLGVMLIAVSAASFGAMAIFTHYAYASGANVVGLLIVRFVIAAAALMVVMRVRRIGIPPWSRVAGLAAMGGIGYAGQSFAFFTALNYAPASLVALLLYLYPMFVTVLAAIFLREQLTTTAIIALVLCSVGAGLTVGGAGLSGGSLLGIGLGVASAVIYSIYITVGARVTRGLDPLACTTVICTAAAVVYTGMALLGAPAHLPGTFGGWVAALAIAGLSTVVAILTFFAGLQKLGAAQASMLSTLEPVVTVLLAALLLGESIAPMQMTGGALILAGVLWLTRADAKPAGHGVDDMA is encoded by the coding sequence ATGAGACAAGCCACCGATTCCTCCCTCGCAGCACGCGCCGCCGACAAGCTCCTCGGCGTGATGCTGATCGCCGTGTCCGCCGCTTCATTCGGCGCGATGGCCATCTTCACGCACTACGCCTATGCGAGCGGCGCCAATGTGGTCGGGCTGCTGATCGTGCGCTTCGTAATCGCAGCTGCGGCGCTGATGGTGGTGATGCGTGTTCGCCGCATCGGCATACCGCCGTGGTCGCGCGTGGCGGGGCTGGCGGCCATGGGCGGCATCGGTTACGCGGGGCAGTCGTTCGCGTTTTTCACGGCGTTGAACTATGCGCCGGCCAGCCTGGTGGCTTTGCTGCTGTATCTGTATCCCATGTTCGTGACGGTGCTGGCGGCGATTTTCCTGCGCGAGCAGTTGACCACCACGGCGATCATCGCGCTGGTGCTGTGCTCGGTCGGGGCGGGGCTGACGGTGGGTGGTGCAGGCCTGTCGGGCGGCAGCCTCCTCGGCATTGGGTTGGGTGTGGCCTCCGCGGTCATTTACTCGATCTACATCACGGTCGGTGCACGGGTCACGCGCGGGTTGGATCCACTGGCGTGTACGACCGTCATCTGTACTGCCGCGGCCGTTGTGTATACGGGGATGGCGTTGCTCGGCGCGCCGGCGCATCTGCCCGGCACGTTTGGTGGCTGGGTAGCGGCACTGGCCATCGCTGGCTTGTCGACGGTGGTGGCAATCCTGACGTTCTTCGCCGGCTTGCAGAAGTTGGGGGCCGCGCAGGCGTCGATGCTGTCGACGCTGGAGCCGGTGGTGACGGTGCTCCTGGCGGCATTGCTGCTCGGCGAGTCGATCGCGCCCATGCAGATGACCGGCGGCGCGCTGATCCTGGCGGGCGTGCTGTGGCTTACGCGTGCAGATGCGAAGCCTGCCGGTCACGGCGTGGATGACATGGCCTGA
- the nth gene encoding endonuclease III: MNSAKRHAIFETLRENNPTPTTELEYTTPFELLIAVLLSAQATDVGVNKATRKLFPVANTPAKLLALGEEGITEYIKTIGLYRTKCKHILQTCRILLDQYGGEVPRDRAALEALPGVGRKTANVVMNTAFGEPTIAVDTHIFRVANRTGLAPGKNVLEVELKLLKVVPEEFRQDAHHWLILHGRYVCKARKPECWQCAIEPLCEFRPKTPAPKE, encoded by the coding sequence ATGAATTCCGCCAAGCGCCACGCCATCTTCGAGACCCTGCGCGAGAACAACCCAACGCCCACCACCGAACTGGAATACACCACACCGTTCGAGTTGCTGATTGCGGTGCTGCTCTCGGCGCAGGCGACCGACGTGGGCGTGAACAAGGCGACGCGCAAGCTGTTTCCAGTGGCCAATACGCCCGCCAAGCTGCTGGCGCTGGGCGAAGAAGGCATCACGGAATACATCAAGACCATCGGGCTGTATCGCACCAAGTGCAAGCACATTCTGCAGACGTGTCGCATCCTGCTCGACCAGTACGGCGGAGAAGTGCCTCGTGACCGCGCTGCGCTGGAAGCACTACCAGGGGTGGGCCGCAAGACGGCCAACGTGGTGATGAACACGGCTTTTGGTGAGCCGACGATTGCGGTCGACACGCACATCTTTCGCGTGGCCAATCGGACTGGGCTGGCACCGGGTAAGAACGTGCTGGAAGTCGAGTTGAAGCTGCTGAAGGTGGTGCCGGAAGAGTTTCGGCAGGATGCGCACCACTGGCTGATCCTGCATGGGCGCTACGTGTGCAAGGCTCGCAAGCCCGAGTGCTGGCAATGCGCCATCGAGCCACTGTGCGAATTCAGGCCGAAGACACCGGCACCGAAGGAATAA
- a CDS encoding amino acid aminotransferase, which translates to MSLFSAVELAPRDPILGLNEAFNADTRSTKVNLGVGVYFTDEGKIPVLRAVQEAEKARLAAAAPRGYLPIEGIAAYDQAVQKLLFGAESPLIAEGRVVTAQALGGTGALKIGADFLKRLYPDAKVAISDPSWENHRALFESAGFEVVNYAYYDAPSHGLNFAGMMDSLNSYAPNTIVVLHACCHNPTGVDMTTEQWKQVVEVIKAKNLIPFLDMAYQGFADGIQQDGLAVRLFAESGLPFFVSSSFSKSFSLYGERVGALSIVTTSKDEATRVLSQVKRVIRTNYSNPPTHGGTIVASVLTSPELRAMWEQELGEMRDRIKSMRNALVDKLAAKGVKTDFSFVKAQRGMFSYSGLTSAQVDRLRNEHGIYAVSTGRICVAALNTHNIDAVVNAIADVL; encoded by the coding sequence ATGTCGCTTTTCTCTGCCGTCGAACTGGCTCCGCGCGATCCCATCCTGGGCCTGAATGAAGCTTTCAACGCCGATACCCGCAGCACCAAAGTGAATCTGGGCGTGGGCGTGTACTTCACCGACGAAGGGAAAATTCCGGTGCTGCGCGCCGTGCAGGAAGCCGAGAAGGCCCGCCTGGCCGCCGCTGCCCCGCGTGGCTACCTGCCGATCGAAGGCATCGCTGCCTACGACCAGGCCGTGCAGAAGCTGCTGTTTGGCGCTGAATCGCCCCTGATCGCTGAAGGCCGCGTGGTCACCGCACAAGCCCTGGGCGGCACCGGCGCACTGAAGATCGGTGCCGACTTCCTCAAGCGCCTGTACCCGGACGCCAAGGTCGCCATTTCCGACCCGAGCTGGGAAAATCACCGCGCCCTGTTCGAGTCGGCCGGCTTCGAAGTCGTCAACTACGCGTACTACGATGCCCCGTCGCACGGCCTGAACTTCGCCGGCATGATGGATTCGCTCAACAGCTACGCGCCGAACACGATCGTCGTGCTGCACGCCTGCTGCCACAACCCGACCGGCGTGGACATGACCACCGAGCAGTGGAAGCAGGTGGTGGAAGTCATCAAGGCCAAGAACCTGATTCCGTTCCTGGACATGGCCTATCAAGGCTTTGCCGACGGCATCCAGCAAGATGGCCTGGCCGTGCGCCTGTTTGCCGAATCCGGCCTGCCGTTCTTCGTCTCCAGCTCGTTCTCGAAGTCGTTCTCGCTGTACGGCGAGCGCGTCGGGGCGCTGTCGATCGTGACGACCAGCAAGGACGAAGCCACCCGCGTGCTGTCGCAAGTCAAGCGCGTGATCCGCACGAACTACTCGAACCCGCCGACGCACGGCGGCACGATCGTCGCCAGCGTGCTGACGAGCCCCGAGTTGCGCGCGATGTGGGAGCAGGAGCTGGGCGAAATGCGCGACCGCATCAAATCGATGCGCAACGCACTCGTCGACAAGCTGGCCGCCAAGGGCGTGAAGACCGACTTCTCGTTCGTGAAGGCCCAGCGCGGCATGTTCTCGTATTCGGGTCTGACCTCCGCGCAAGTGGATCGCCTGCGCAACGAGCACGGCATCTACGCCGTGTCGACCGGCCGCATCTGCGTGGCCGCGCTGAACACGCACAACATCGACGCCGTGGTGAATGCCATCGCCGACGTTCTGTAA
- a CDS encoding TetR/AcrR family transcriptional regulator, producing MPSHQAAPIADIEADAHGESAAPRTRRDPAGTRRRILAAAIEEFSRGGFAGARVDAIARRAETNERMLYYYYGSKEKLFLTVLEHMYFRFKEAEEQVQIESSDPREAVVQLARFVWDFYYENPEFIRLLNSENLHEARHLKTSPHLVELVNPVIEVLRGVVERGQRSGIFRDDVDVSRLYLTISALGYYVLSNRYTISAVVGRDIASADEHEAFAQLHIKMLLAYLDRPKD from the coding sequence ATGCCGTCTCACCAAGCCGCACCAATCGCCGACATCGAAGCTGATGCTCATGGCGAATCCGCCGCACCCCGCACGCGTCGCGACCCCGCCGGCACGCGCCGACGCATCCTTGCTGCTGCCATCGAGGAGTTCTCGCGGGGCGGTTTTGCCGGTGCCCGCGTCGACGCCATTGCCCGCCGTGCCGAGACCAACGAGCGCATGCTGTATTACTACTACGGCAGCAAGGAAAAGCTCTTCCTGACCGTGCTTGAGCATATGTATTTCCGCTTCAAGGAGGCGGAAGAGCAAGTGCAGATCGAGTCGTCGGACCCGCGCGAGGCGGTCGTCCAGCTTGCCCGTTTCGTCTGGGACTTCTATTACGAGAACCCCGAGTTCATCCGTCTGCTCAATAGCGAAAACCTGCACGAAGCGCGGCATCTGAAGACGTCGCCGCATCTGGTTGAGCTGGTCAATCCGGTCATCGAGGTGCTGCGCGGCGTGGTGGAGCGGGGCCAGCGCAGCGGCATCTTTCGTGACGACGTTGATGTCTCGCGCCTGTATCTGACGATCTCGGCGCTGGGTTATTACGTCCTGTCCAATCGCTACACGATCAGCGCGGTGGTGGGCCGCGACATTGCCTCGGCTGATGAACATGAGGCGTTCGCACAACTGCATATCAAGATGCTGCTGGCGTATCTGGACCGGCCCAAGGACTGA
- a CDS encoding polyhydroxyalkanoate depolymerase, whose translation MLYQLHEFQRALLSPMTAWAQATAKTFTNPLSPLSLMPGAQRYAAGYELLYRLGKEYEKPEFGIRSVKSNGRDIPIVEQTIIEKPFCRLIRFKRYADDAETIKLLKDEPIVLVCAPLSGHHSTLLRDTVRTLLQDHKVYVTDWIDARMVPTEEGAFHLSDYINYIREFINHIGADKLHVISVCQPTVPVLAAISLMASDGEKTPRTMTMMGGPIDARKSPTAVNSLATNKSHSWFENNVIYTVPANYPGHGRRVYPGFLQHAGFVAMNPDRHLSSHYDYYLNLIEGDTEDAEAHVRFYDEYNAVLDMAAEYYLETIRDVFQEFHLANGTWVVEGKPVRPQDIKSTALFTIEGELDDISGSGQTEAAHGLCTGIPNARRQHLTAPKCGHYGIFSGRRWREQVYPQLRDFIRRYDENTPRIKAVA comes from the coding sequence ATGCTTTACCAGCTTCACGAATTCCAGCGCGCCCTGCTCAGCCCCATGACGGCTTGGGCCCAAGCGACCGCCAAGACCTTCACCAACCCACTGAGTCCGCTCTCCCTGATGCCCGGCGCGCAACGCTACGCTGCAGGCTACGAGCTGCTGTACCGCCTGGGCAAGGAGTATGAGAAGCCGGAATTCGGCATCCGCTCCGTCAAGTCCAACGGCCGCGACATTCCCATCGTCGAACAGACGATCATCGAGAAGCCGTTCTGCCGTCTGATCCGCTTCAAGCGCTACGCCGACGACGCCGAGACCATCAAGCTGCTCAAGGATGAGCCGATCGTGCTGGTGTGTGCGCCGCTGTCGGGCCACCACTCCACGCTGCTGCGTGACACCGTGCGCACGCTGCTGCAGGACCACAAGGTGTATGTGACCGACTGGATCGACGCCCGCATGGTGCCGACCGAAGAAGGTGCCTTCCACCTGTCGGACTACATCAACTACATCCGCGAGTTCATCAATCACATCGGTGCCGACAAGCTGCACGTGATCTCAGTGTGTCAGCCGACCGTGCCCGTGCTGGCCGCCATCTCGCTGATGGCTTCGGACGGCGAGAAGACACCGCGCACCATGACCATGATGGGCGGCCCGATCGACGCCCGTAAGAGCCCGACCGCCGTCAATTCGCTGGCCACCAACAAGTCGCACAGTTGGTTCGAGAACAACGTGATCTACACGGTGCCTGCCAACTATCCGGGCCACGGTCGCAGAGTGTATCCAGGCTTCCTGCAGCACGCCGGCTTCGTGGCGATGAACCCGGACCGTCACCTGTCATCCCACTACGACTACTACCTGAACCTGATCGAGGGCGACACGGAAGACGCTGAAGCCCACGTGCGCTTCTACGACGAGTACAACGCCGTGCTCGATATGGCCGCCGAGTATTACCTGGAAACCATCCGCGACGTGTTCCAGGAATTCCATCTGGCCAACGGCACGTGGGTGGTGGAAGGCAAGCCGGTGCGTCCGCAGGACATCAAGAGCACCGCGCTTTTCACCATCGAAGGCGAACTGGACGATATCTCAGGCAGCGGTCAGACCGAAGCCGCGCATGGCCTGTGCACCGGCATCCCGAACGCGCGCAGGCAGCACCTGACGGCGCCCAAATGCGGCCACTACGGCATCTTCTCGGGCCGCCGCTGGCGCGAGCAGGTGTATCCGCAGTTGCGTGATTTCATTCGCCGCTACGACGAGAACACTCCGCGCATCAAGGCTGTCGCCTAA
- a CDS encoding S10 family peptidase translates to MKKSRLSTSDFAGLSRTLGVSFAAAALSAALLAGCGGGDSSAAANPSGVATNAGNATTQPVTAAVPPDQPYVDPNVYGTGPNDALAADPGESAAITHHTVTIGGKSIAYTATAGHLTTIDPVTSQSNATMFYVAYTQDNPDPSKPRPVTFFYNGGPGSSSVFLLLGSFGPKRLQSSFPNFTPPAPYKLPDNPDSLLDRSDLVFINPVGTGYSAAIAPAKNKDFWGTDQDAHSIDRFIQRYLTKNSRWNSPKFLYGESYGTARSAVLSWVLHEDGIELNGITLQSSILDYANALSAVGTFPTLAADAFYWKKTTLNPTPTDLDSYMVQARNYADNTLAPLAQAPSAADGGFVNVRLNLNLATAQTMGSYIGTDPVSLIQTFGNPAALGNVPSQNNNPPYTFFLTLNPGIQIGQYDGRANYTGQGIAPFILPNSGSNDPSISNIGGAYTVLWNSYLNTQLKYTSTSSFVDLNDAVFNNWDFSHIDPTGANKGGGNTLYTAGDLASTMSLNPDLKVLQASGYFDAVTPFHQTELTLAQMPLDPTIKAKNLTIKNYPSGHMIYLNDASRTALKSDLASFYDGVMADRPALMRVQSLQRLPAGQKK, encoded by the coding sequence ATGAAAAAATCCAGGTTATCGACCAGTGATTTTGCAGGATTGTCCCGGACCCTTGGTGTATCGTTTGCGGCCGCAGCGCTGTCAGCCGCGCTGCTGGCAGGTTGCGGCGGTGGCGACTCGTCCGCCGCGGCAAACCCCAGCGGCGTTGCCACCAATGCCGGCAACGCAACCACGCAACCGGTGACCGCCGCAGTGCCGCCCGACCAGCCTTACGTCGATCCGAATGTCTACGGCACCGGGCCCAACGACGCGCTTGCCGCCGATCCAGGCGAAAGCGCGGCCATCACGCACCACACAGTGACGATCGGCGGCAAGAGCATTGCTTACACGGCCACTGCCGGGCACCTGACGACCATCGACCCGGTCACGTCACAATCCAACGCGACGATGTTCTACGTGGCGTACACGCAGGACAATCCCGATCCATCGAAGCCGCGTCCGGTGACGTTCTTCTATAACGGCGGGCCGGGCTCGTCGTCGGTGTTCCTGCTGCTGGGCTCGTTCGGGCCGAAGCGGCTTCAGTCATCGTTCCCGAACTTCACGCCGCCGGCGCCGTACAAGCTGCCCGATAACCCGGACAGCCTGCTCGACCGGTCCGATCTCGTGTTCATCAACCCCGTGGGCACCGGATACTCTGCCGCCATTGCACCGGCCAAGAACAAGGACTTCTGGGGCACCGACCAGGACGCGCACTCCATCGATCGTTTCATTCAGCGTTATCTGACCAAGAACTCGCGTTGGAACTCGCCCAAGTTCCTGTATGGCGAGTCGTACGGTACGGCACGCAGTGCGGTGCTGTCGTGGGTGCTGCATGAGGATGGCATCGAGCTGAACGGGATCACGCTGCAATCGTCGATCCTCGACTATGCGAATGCGCTGTCGGCCGTCGGCACCTTCCCGACGCTGGCCGCAGATGCCTTCTACTGGAAGAAGACGACGCTCAATCCAACACCGACCGACCTCGACAGCTACATGGTCCAGGCCCGCAACTACGCCGACAACACGCTCGCACCGCTGGCGCAAGCCCCGAGCGCCGCAGACGGCGGCTTCGTCAACGTGCGCCTGAACCTGAACCTGGCGACGGCACAGACGATGGGCTCGTACATCGGCACCGACCCGGTCTCGCTGATCCAGACGTTCGGCAATCCGGCAGCGCTGGGGAACGTGCCGTCGCAGAACAACAACCCGCCGTACACGTTCTTCCTGACGCTCAACCCGGGCATCCAGATCGGCCAGTATGACGGCCGCGCCAACTACACGGGCCAGGGCATCGCGCCGTTCATCCTGCCGAATTCGGGCAGCAACGATCCGTCGATCTCGAACATCGGCGGCGCGTACACGGTGCTGTGGAACAGCTACCTGAACACCCAGCTCAAGTACACGTCGACCTCGTCGTTCGTGGACCTGAACGACGCCGTGTTCAACAACTGGGACTTCAGCCACATCGACCCGACGGGCGCCAACAAGGGCGGCGGCAACACGCTGTACACCGCCGGCGACCTCGCCTCGACGATGAGCCTGAACCCCGACCTGAAAGTGCTGCAGGCCAGCGGTTACTTCGACGCGGTCACGCCGTTCCACCAGACCGAGCTGACGCTGGCGCAAATGCCGCTCGACCCGACGATCAAGGCGAAGAACCTGACGATCAAGAATTACCCGTCGGGCCACATGATCTATCTGAACGATGCGTCGCGCACCGCGCTCAAGAGTGACCTGGCTTCGTTCTACGATGGCGTGATGGCTGACCGTCCGGCCCTGATGCGGGTGCAGAGCCTGCAACGCCTGCCGGCGGGGCAGAAGAAGTAA
- the uvrB gene encoding excinuclease ABC subunit UvrB, which yields MTDLSQVPSPHDESKFVTFEGSPFQLYQPYPPAGDQPEAIRQLVENIGDGLSYQTLLGVTGSGKTFTMANVIAQVGRPAIVFAPNKTLAAQLYSEFREFFPRNAVEYFVSYYDYYQPEAYVPQRDLFIEKDSSINEHIEQMRLSATKSLLERRDVVIVATVSAIYGIGNPSEYHQMILTLRAGDKVSQRDVIARLIAMQYTRNETDFQRGTFRVRGDTVDIFPAEHAEMAVRLELFDDEVESLQLFDPLTGRVRQKIPRFTVYPSSHYVTPRETVLKAIETIKVELRERLDFFYKENKLVEAQRLEQRTRFDLEMLQELGFCKGIENYSRHLSGAAPGEAPPTLVDYLPPDALMFLDESHVLIGQLNGMYNGDRARKETLAEYGFRLPSALDNRPLKFAEFETKMRQVTFVSATPGDYEKKTAGTEVVEQVVRPTGLVDPIIEVRPATTQVDDLLSEIHVRVEAGERVLVTTLTKRMAEQLTEFLSENGIKVRYLHSDIDTVERVEIIRDLRLGTFDVLVGINLLREGLDIPEVSLVAILDADKEGFLRAERSLIQTIGRAARNVNGTAILYADRMTDSMKKAIGETERRRAKQIAHNEAHGITPRGVVKRIKDIIDGVYNVDDARAELKAAQEAAKYEDMSEKQASKEIKRLEKQMLDHAKNLEFEKAAAVRDQLAKLKSQLFGASGEDHIVPAA from the coding sequence ATGACCGATCTGAGCCAAGTCCCCAGCCCGCACGATGAGTCGAAGTTCGTGACTTTCGAGGGCTCGCCATTCCAGTTGTACCAGCCGTATCCGCCGGCCGGCGACCAGCCGGAGGCGATTCGCCAGCTCGTGGAGAACATTGGCGACGGCCTGTCGTACCAGACGCTGCTGGGTGTTACGGGCTCGGGCAAGACGTTCACCATGGCCAATGTGATCGCGCAGGTGGGGCGGCCGGCCATTGTGTTTGCGCCGAACAAGACGCTTGCAGCGCAGCTGTATTCGGAGTTCCGCGAGTTCTTCCCGCGCAATGCGGTCGAATACTTCGTCTCGTACTACGACTATTACCAGCCTGAGGCCTATGTGCCGCAGCGCGACCTGTTCATCGAGAAGGATTCGTCGATCAACGAGCACATCGAGCAGATGCGGCTGTCGGCCACCAAGAGCCTGCTGGAGCGCCGTGATGTGGTGATCGTGGCCACCGTTTCGGCCATCTACGGTATCGGCAACCCGAGCGAATATCACCAGATGATCCTGACGCTGCGCGCGGGCGACAAGGTCAGCCAGCGTGACGTGATCGCGCGCCTGATCGCCATGCAGTACACGCGCAACGAGACCGATTTCCAGCGGGGCACGTTCCGTGTGCGCGGCGACACGGTCGACATTTTTCCGGCTGAGCACGCAGAGATGGCAGTGCGCCTGGAGCTGTTCGACGACGAGGTCGAATCGCTGCAGTTGTTCGATCCGCTGACCGGCCGCGTGCGGCAGAAGATCCCGCGCTTCACCGTCTACCCGTCGAGCCACTATGTAACGCCGCGCGAGACCGTGTTGAAGGCCATCGAGACCATCAAGGTGGAACTGCGTGAGCGGCTCGATTTCTTCTACAAGGAAAACAAGCTGGTGGAAGCGCAGCGGCTGGAACAGCGCACGCGCTTTGATCTGGAGATGTTGCAGGAGCTCGGCTTCTGCAAGGGCATCGAGAACTACTCGCGGCATCTGTCGGGGGCGGCACCGGGCGAGGCGCCGCCGACGTTGGTCGACTACCTGCCGCCCGATGCGCTGATGTTCCTCGATGAATCGCATGTGCTGATCGGTCAGCTCAACGGCATGTACAACGGCGACCGCGCGCGCAAGGAAACGTTGGCCGAATACGGCTTCCGGCTGCCTTCCGCGCTCGACAACCGGCCGCTCAAATTTGCTGAGTTCGAGACCAAGATGCGGCAGGTGACGTTCGTGTCCGCCACGCCGGGGGATTACGAAAAGAAGACGGCGGGCACGGAAGTCGTCGAGCAGGTTGTGCGCCCGACCGGCCTCGTCGACCCGATCATCGAGGTGCGGCCGGCCACGACGCAGGTCGACGATCTGCTGTCTGAAATCCATGTGCGCGTCGAGGCTGGCGAGCGCGTGCTGGTGACGACGCTTACCAAGCGCATGGCCGAGCAGTTAACTGAGTTCCTGTCGGAGAACGGCATCAAGGTCCGCTACCTGCATTCGGACATCGATACCGTCGAACGCGTGGAAATCATCCGCGACCTGCGCCTGGGCACGTTCGACGTGCTGGTCGGTATCAACCTGCTGCGTGAGGGTTTGGATATTCCCGAAGTGTCGCTCGTGGCGATCCTGGATGCGGACAAGGAAGGCTTCCTCCGTGCCGAGCGCTCGCTCATCCAGACCATCGGCCGCGCCGCGCGGAACGTGAACGGTACCGCCATCCTGTATGCGGATCGCATGACCGATTCGATGAAGAAGGCGATTGGCGAGACCGAACGCCGCCGCGCAAAGCAGATTGCCCACAACGAGGCGCATGGCATTACGCCGCGCGGCGTCGTCAAGCGTATCAAGGACATCATCGACGGCGTGTACAACGTCGACGACGCGCGCGCGGAACTGAAGGCCGCGCAAGAGGCTGCCAAGTACGAGGACATGAGCGAGAAGCAGGCGTCCAAGGAAATCAAGCGCCTGGAAAAACAGATGCTCGACCACGCCAAGAATCTCGAATTCGAAAAGGCGGCGGCGGTGCGCGATCAGCTTGCCAAGCTCAAGTCGCAGCTCTTTGGCGCGAGCGGCGAAGACCATATCGTTCCGGCCGCCTGA
- a CDS encoding malonic semialdehyde reductase, with the protein MPMLEPSALDQLFHAARTHNVWLDKPVDDELLHTLYDTVKYGPTAANSTPARFVFVKSAAAKERLIPCMSPGNQEKTRQAPVAVIVAYDTQFHEQLPKLFPHTDARSWYAGDQAKINAAALMNGSLQGGYLVLAARALGLDCGPMAGFDADKVNETFFPDGQWKVNFIMNIGYGDAEKLHPRNPRLSFEEACKIV; encoded by the coding sequence ATGCCGATGCTTGAACCGTCCGCGCTGGACCAACTGTTCCACGCAGCCCGTACCCACAACGTGTGGCTGGACAAGCCGGTCGACGACGAACTGCTGCACACGCTGTACGACACCGTGAAGTACGGCCCGACCGCCGCGAACAGCACGCCGGCCCGCTTCGTGTTCGTCAAGAGCGCGGCCGCCAAGGAGCGCCTGATTCCGTGCATGTCGCCGGGCAATCAGGAAAAGACCCGCCAGGCGCCCGTGGCCGTGATCGTCGCGTACGACACGCAATTCCATGAACAACTGCCCAAGCTGTTCCCGCACACCGATGCGCGTTCGTGGTACGCGGGTGACCAGGCGAAGATCAACGCAGCCGCGCTCATGAACGGCTCGCTGCAGGGCGGCTACCTGGTGCTCGCCGCGCGTGCCCTGGGCCTGGACTGTGGCCCGATGGCCGGCTTCGATGCCGACAAGGTGAATGAGACGTTCTTCCCCGACGGCCAGTGGAAGGTCAACTTCATCATGAACATCGGCTACGGCGACGCGGAAAAGCTGCATCCGCGCAACCCGCGCCTGTCGTTCGAAGAGGCGTGCAAGATCGTTTGA
- the rsxB gene encoding electron transport complex subunit RsxB has protein sequence MVSLVSAVAASLADRLENLLPQTQCTKCGYNGCRPYAEAMANGEALPNRCPPGGAEGIRRLSDALGRTGALLPLEPSNGIEQPRAIAVIDPERCIGCTLCIQACPVDAIVGAPKAMHTVLEDWCTGCDLCVPPCPVDCIDMVPITGERTGWDAWSQQQADVARDRYVFRNARLKREQAENEARLAAKAAAKLAAVSAEQPADDAELAAQARKKAIIQAAIERARQKQAEMAARGQGPRNVTNVSADVQAQIDEAEARRKRIASQIEHSTKPDADTH, from the coding sequence GTGGTTTCCTTGGTCTCCGCAGTGGCCGCATCCTTGGCCGACCGGCTCGAAAACCTCCTGCCGCAAACGCAATGCACCAAGTGCGGCTACAACGGCTGCCGCCCTTACGCTGAAGCCATGGCCAACGGCGAGGCCCTGCCCAATCGCTGCCCGCCCGGCGGCGCGGAAGGCATTCGCCGGCTGTCCGACGCACTCGGCCGCACGGGTGCGCTGCTGCCGCTTGAGCCGTCCAACGGCATCGAACAGCCTCGCGCCATCGCCGTCATCGACCCCGAACGCTGCATCGGCTGCACGCTGTGCATTCAGGCGTGCCCCGTCGATGCCATCGTCGGTGCACCCAAGGCGATGCACACGGTGCTTGAAGACTGGTGCACCGGTTGCGACCTCTGCGTGCCGCCCTGCCCCGTCGATTGCATCGACATGGTCCCCATCACCGGCGAACGCACGGGCTGGGATGCCTGGAGCCAGCAGCAAGCCGATGTCGCGCGGGACCGCTACGTCTTCCGCAACGCACGCCTCAAGCGTGAACAAGCCGAGAACGAGGCGCGGCTCGCCGCCAAGGCCGCGGCCAAGCTCGCTGCAGTCAGCGCCGAACAACCAGCCGACGATGCCGAACTCGCCGCGCAGGCGCGCAAGAAGGCGATCATCCAGGCTGCGATTGAACGGGCGCGTCAGAAGCAGGCCGAGATGGCCGCGCGAGGGCAAGGTCCGCGCAATGTGACCAACGTGTCGGCGGATGTGCAAGCCCAGATTGACGAAGCCGAAGCCCGCCGCAAGCGCATCGCCAGCCAGATCGAACACAGCACCAAACCCGACGCAGACACCCACTGA